In Lewinellaceae bacterium, a single window of DNA contains:
- a CDS encoding DUF2807 domain-containing protein, which yields MKNQARKMMNWAAVLLLPALLFSSCDESGYSSSNCPASEQRSFSVSGFTKVDAGENFRLLIQPGETFSLTAEGCTRDLDDLDLDVSGGELEIRYNRNRNNRRRVDIAITMPALDGFNISGAAEADVRRFGAHDEFYATISGAAEASFSGDIERLDVNLSGTAKLELTGTANNMEVQLSGNPRLEAYSLPARVVDIGASGASKAWVRVSDHLKVDASGSCHIYYKGDPSTDIRLSGASKVLHE from the coding sequence ATGAAAAATCAAGCAAGAAAAATGATGAACTGGGCAGCCGTTCTGCTCTTGCCTGCCCTGCTGTTTTCCTCCTGCGACGAATCCGGTTATTCTTCCTCCAATTGCCCGGCTTCCGAGCAGCGTTCCTTCTCCGTTTCGGGCTTCACCAAAGTGGATGCCGGCGAAAACTTCCGGCTGCTCATCCAACCGGGCGAAACGTTTTCCCTAACCGCTGAAGGCTGCACCCGCGACCTGGATGACCTGGACCTGGATGTCAGCGGCGGCGAACTGGAAATCCGTTACAACCGCAACCGCAACAACCGCCGCCGGGTGGACATTGCCATCACGATGCCGGCACTGGACGGCTTCAACATCTCCGGCGCGGCCGAGGCCGATGTGCGGCGCTTCGGCGCTCACGATGAATTCTACGCAACCATTTCCGGCGCCGCCGAAGCTTCCTTTAGCGGCGACATAGAGCGCCTGGATGTCAACCTCTCCGGCACGGCTAAACTGGAATTGACCGGGACCGCCAACAACATGGAGGTGCAGCTCAGCGGCAACCCCCGCCTGGAAGCCTACAGCCTTCCGGCCAGGGTAGTGGACATCGGCGCCTCCGGAGCCAGCAAAGCCTGGGTGCGGGTATCCGACCATCTGAAAGTAGACGCCAGCGGAAGCTGCCACATCTATTACAAAGGCGATCCGTCAACCGATATCCGGCTGAGTGGCGCCAGTAAGGTACTGCACGAATAG
- a CDS encoding porin family protein, which yields MKKDQDMDRPFKNALSSPPSFDYDPEGWNALQQRLDEGRRRPKGIFLPRWAAALALLLFFSLCSFTSYLTVRLNNVGQRLSFVEGRMNHQTDTIRKVEHRIIKDTVIIYGWPSAAEQSAGNWAGRFPLIQPGAYSFPRSGYSNFYGNNIPNAAPLSGLLSTGEVPDKKAFSEAIRNREENLLPLPSSTHLAATSSSALRGGVLPAVVLQESKGVSWVRRTAHKALQKGQPNGISLSGGGSIANFFSMPGTGFKGYMLGLGAELDYSPHWKLEAGLEYLHLSFTLYDEEDMEAYPAVMPENSADGIQELYATLNYLQLPLGLKYCFNLQGALRPYFKAGLVFRQARRQRFNYEFTGTGGSYYRPLAIQDDGLYLSSLRGGPGIAADLTHNWGVYAEALYHYDFRLGKKDYAFLRYLGFNAGLRFRLY from the coding sequence ATGAAGAAGGATCAAGATATGGATCGGCCTTTTAAAAATGCCTTGAGCAGCCCTCCGTCCTTTGACTATGACCCCGAAGGATGGAATGCCTTGCAGCAACGGCTGGATGAGGGCCGCCGCAGGCCAAAAGGGATTTTCCTTCCCCGCTGGGCGGCTGCCCTGGCGCTGCTTTTGTTTTTCAGCCTTTGCAGTTTCACATCCTATCTGACCGTGCGGCTCAACAACGTCGGCCAGCGATTGTCATTCGTGGAGGGCCGGATGAACCATCAAACCGATACCATCCGGAAGGTTGAGCATAGGATAATAAAAGATACGGTTATCATTTATGGTTGGCCATCAGCGGCCGAGCAAAGCGCCGGGAACTGGGCAGGAAGATTCCCCCTTATCCAGCCCGGCGCCTATTCTTTTCCCCGTTCCGGTTATTCTAATTTTTATGGCAATAATATTCCAAATGCCGCGCCTCTATCCGGGTTGCTGTCTACAGGAGAGGTTCCGGATAAAAAGGCCTTCTCAGAGGCCATCCGGAACCGGGAGGAAAACCTCCTTCCACTACCCTCCTCCACCCACTTAGCGGCAACCTCCTCCTCAGCCCTCCGAGGGGGTGTCCTACCAGCAGTCGTGTTGCAGGAAAGCAAGGGAGTTTCCTGGGTGAGGCGCACCGCGCACAAGGCCCTGCAGAAAGGCCAACCGAATGGGATCAGCTTATCAGGCGGCGGGAGCATTGCCAACTTTTTCTCCATGCCGGGCACCGGCTTCAAGGGCTACATGTTGGGCCTGGGCGCAGAACTCGATTACAGCCCACATTGGAAGCTGGAGGCCGGGCTGGAGTACCTGCACCTTTCTTTCACCCTATACGATGAAGAAGACATGGAGGCCTATCCTGCGGTAATGCCCGAAAACTCCGCCGATGGCATTCAGGAACTCTATGCGACACTGAATTACCTTCAACTTCCTCTGGGTTTAAAGTACTGTTTCAACCTGCAAGGGGCATTGCGGCCTTATTTTAAAGCCGGCCTTGTTTTTCGGCAGGCCCGGCGCCAGCGCTTCAATTATGAATTCACCGGCACAGGAGGGAGCTATTACCGCCCCCTTGCCATACAGGACGACGGCCTTTACCTCAGCTCCCTGAGGGGCGGGCCGGGGATAGCTGCCGATTTGACCCATAACTGGGGGGTATACGCAGAAGCCCTTTATCATTACGACTTCCGGCTGGGGAAGAAGGATTACGCCTTCCTTCGTTACCTCGGCTTCAATGCCGGTTTGAGGTTTCGCCTGTATTAA
- a CDS encoding sigma-70 family RNA polymerase sigma factor codes for MNSRSDPPLEELIERCKGGDRLAQNLLYRKYYSYALSICLRYSCNEAEAKEILNDGFFNILTKIDQYNAAFPFRAWLSKVFVHAAIDYNRKYRRFNQNLEADEPSESIMPSGTNGALEKLSYEEAISFIQQLPPAYCIIFNLYAMEEYTHQEIAELLGINPGTSRSNLHKARIKLRQILEQNKAGEHLDQEITKDEEGSRYGSAF; via the coding sequence ATGAATAGCCGTAGCGATCCTCCTTTGGAGGAACTTATTGAGAGGTGTAAGGGGGGCGACCGCCTGGCACAAAATTTGCTCTATCGGAAATATTACAGCTATGCGCTGAGTATTTGCCTGCGCTATTCATGCAACGAAGCAGAAGCGAAAGAAATCCTGAATGATGGATTCTTCAATATATTGACCAAGATCGATCAATACAACGCCGCCTTCCCCTTCCGGGCCTGGCTCAGCAAAGTATTCGTTCATGCAGCAATTGATTACAACCGAAAGTACCGAAGGTTCAACCAAAACCTCGAGGCTGATGAGCCGTCAGAAAGCATTATGCCTTCCGGAACAAACGGCGCCCTTGAAAAGCTTTCTTATGAAGAGGCCATCTCATTTATTCAACAACTTCCTCCCGCCTATTGCATCATTTTCAACCTTTATGCAATGGAGGAATATACGCACCAGGAAATAGCTGAACTGTTGGGCATCAACCCGGGCACTTCGAGGTCCAACCTGCACAAAGCGCGCATCAAGCTGCGGCAGATACTGGAACAGAACAAGGCAGGCGAACACCTGGATCAAGAAATTACAAAAGATGAAGAAGGATCAAGATATGGATCGGCCTTTTAA
- a CDS encoding 2TM domain-containing protein, translating into MCQHRSKWDKRRRGPVSEKMKFYRHLRSYLIFNFVISMLMLMGSGGFGMWKASLIWGIFVAVHYIKAFGWPGANGWFGEDWEDWMEERESRRTGQGPEPLEQEPRKPGWRDKDLV; encoded by the coding sequence ATGTGCCAACACCGATCTAAATGGGATAAGCGCCGCCGCGGCCCGGTTTCCGAAAAAATGAAATTTTACCGCCACCTCCGCTCCTATCTGATCTTCAATTTTGTGATCTCCATGCTGATGTTAATGGGAAGCGGAGGTTTCGGAATGTGGAAGGCCAGCCTCATCTGGGGTATCTTCGTAGCCGTGCACTACATCAAGGCATTCGGATGGCCCGGCGCCAACGGCTGGTTCGGCGAAGACTGGGAGGACTGGATGGAAGAACGCGAAAGCCGCCGCACCGGACAAGGGCCCGAACCACTGGAGCAGGAACCCCGCAAGCCAGGCTGGCGGGATAAAGACCTGGTTTAA
- a CDS encoding efflux RND transporter periplasmic adaptor subunit: MKYLKISGFAILLALAGSACQTRPDEGDAKEPAAEGNEAVTVYLSPEQMELSGIVLGQPVTREIASYIECSGIIDVPPSNIRLVHSPVVGFVQQVKHLPGEHVHRGDQLASIAHPDLIRQQRGFLESAGRIPFLKKDLERKKELAAADAASGKAYEQAQSDYAVEEAHYNGLKAELNLIGINTQALEESRQVQPSIRIFTPVAGYLTKVNVNPGKLVEPSMLLFEIVDNSHVHLELQVFAKDLALLREGQKVVAAIPGSDEELHGKIHLINKAIDVEKKTANVHVHLDEEPNGLAIGTFLYARIRTDSRQVSAVPEAAVIRSGDRSFVFIKEGEGFRKAEVETGQADEGFVEIKELNLREGQQIALKGAYYINGTE, translated from the coding sequence ATGAAATACTTAAAAATAAGCGGCTTCGCCATCCTGCTGGCCCTTGCAGGGAGCGCCTGCCAAACACGGCCGGACGAGGGAGATGCGAAAGAACCCGCTGCGGAAGGCAATGAAGCAGTTACCGTTTACCTCTCTCCTGAGCAGATGGAGTTGTCCGGCATCGTTCTGGGGCAGCCTGTTACCCGGGAAATTGCCTCCTATATCGAATGTTCCGGAATAATCGACGTTCCGCCTTCCAACATCCGCCTGGTGCACAGCCCGGTGGTTGGTTTTGTCCAGCAGGTAAAACACCTGCCCGGGGAACACGTCCACAGAGGCGACCAACTGGCCAGCATCGCTCACCCTGATCTCATCCGCCAGCAGCGCGGTTTTCTGGAGAGCGCCGGCAGGATTCCTTTCCTGAAAAAAGATTTGGAACGCAAGAAAGAACTGGCAGCGGCCGATGCCGCATCGGGAAAAGCTTATGAACAGGCGCAGTCGGACTACGCTGTGGAAGAAGCCCATTACAACGGGCTGAAAGCAGAGCTGAATCTGATCGGCATCAACACCCAGGCGCTGGAAGAAAGCCGGCAGGTGCAACCGAGCATTCGCATCTTCACGCCGGTAGCCGGTTACCTGACCAAAGTCAACGTCAACCCCGGCAAGCTGGTGGAGCCGAGCATGCTGCTCTTCGAGATCGTGGACAACAGCCACGTCCACCTGGAACTTCAGGTTTTTGCCAAAGACCTGGCATTGCTGCGCGAGGGCCAGAAAGTGGTGGCTGCTATTCCCGGCAGCGACGAAGAGCTGCACGGCAAAATCCATCTGATCAATAAGGCCATCGACGTGGAAAAGAAAACCGCCAATGTGCACGTCCACCTCGATGAGGAACCAAACGGCCTGGCCATCGGCACTTTTCTCTATGCCCGCATCCGCACGGATTCGAGGCAGGTATCCGCCGTGCCCGAAGCCGCTGTGATCCGTTCCGGCGACCGCTCCTTCGTATTCATTAAAGAGGGAGAAGGTTTCCGCAAAGCGGAAGTTGAAACGGGCCAGGCGGATGAGGGTTTCGTCGAGATCAAAGAGCTGAACCTGCGGGAAGGGCAGCAGATCGCGCTGAAAGGAGCATATTATATCAACGGAACGGAATGA